GAAGACGAAGGCGAGCCGAAACTGTTCCACGAAGTGGCCGAAGCGCCGGGACTGGGGCTGCTCAGCCCAGTGTCCAGGTACGGCCTGTCCGGCCCCTCGGTGTTGGCGTCGCCGCTGGGATCTCCCAGCCGCAGAGCCTCGGTCAGGGCCCAGATGTAATTGTGGGCGAAGCGCAAGGTCTCAATTTTGGTCAGCTTGGCATCCTCGGGAAAGGCGGGCAGCACGTCCCTCAGCGCGTCCAGGGCCCCGTTCAGGTTGTGCATCCTGTTCCTCTCCCGGTTGTTCGCCTTGATGCGCCGGCTCTTCTTGATTCTCTGCACCAACTTCTGACTCCGCGGCTTGCCGCGACCCCGGGCTCGCCTCTTGCAGTCGGCTTTGGCCGCAGACGTGTCCTCGATCTCCTCCTCGGCCGAGCTGAGAGAACAGGCTGGAGCCGGGCAAGCGAAGTACTTGCCACTGCCCTGCTCTTTGTAAGGGCAGCGATCGGACTGTGGAGACATCCTGTTGAAACCAAGCAAGAAAGTCCGTTACTTGTCAATTGGTGGCACGCTCTCTTCGCTCTAAATCGCCTATCAAACAATGCAAGCGCAACTTACTTCCGGAATGATTGCTGGATATGGagcaaaaagtgttaattgcaGTCTCAGATAATCTCTCCTTCCCTGGGAATagattccctttctctccttaTTTTTGGTAATATCTCTGTAACCTCAATTAAGTTACAATAAGTCGGAATGTGCACCAGCTGACTGGCACGCGACCTCGTGCAGAGAGCAGCGGTGCTCCAGCGAGCTTGTGGTTAAGCGGCTGTGTGTTTGGCACACGCCGGCCTTTCAGCGCTTTATATAGGCTCGCCAGACAATCGCCGCGGCCCGGCGGCTCGCGCTCCCTGCCACTCGCCGCGCGATCCCATTGTCAGCTGGGGGGCCCCTTCCTTTGATAGAAAACCCCCAACAAGCCATTGTCCATGGGGCTCGCGCTCAGAACCCGACGGCGCCTGGAACGTGCCGCTCATTAATGCGTGGTGGCTGCGGCCAATCAGAGCGCACCGACCGGCGGCTGCCACGCGCTCGGGAGCCGGTCTCCTTTCATCAGAAAGACAAGAGGTGGggatgatggggagggagggagggcatggggagagggggaggatagAGACTGATGCACGTCAGGTGGAGCGATAGTGATACAGAATGAGGAGGGTGGGGGCAGATAGTGAGAGTCCGCTGCCCACCGACCTACTCGGGGACTGCAAGACCCACTGGTGCACCTGAGTGAAGCGAGGAACGACTGCAAACCCAGGCTAGAGCAATAACAATTCCACCATTTAACTTAACATGAAACAAATAGACCAACGCAAGTAGAATAAGACAACATCCCCGTTAATAATATAGAGGAGACGAAATCATGGAAAGGGCACccacaaaaaaaatgaacaggGAAAAGGCGCTACGTAAATTCAACTGTACACTTGCAGAAGGATGACTGTGAATCTCAGGCGGAAACTGATAGAGGAACTGAAGTCCTATATGGGATGGAAAATAAGGGATAACGCAGAGGAATGGAGAGTAAAGAGGGAAACAAGCACACGGAATATCATAACTAAGTTGTTTCTTAAAAAATGATATATCAACAAAATGTCAACATTTCATTTTCATAGGACATCTCTTCCAATGCCCAGTGATAAAGAATCGGGATCATGAGAGTTAAGTCTTGGAGAATAACAACTTGTGCAGATTTACAAAAGTGGGCCAGAAAATATGAGACTCTACCGGGATATAGAATTGAATTCAATCGTTTGGTTGTCGCGTGTACTAAAATAAAGAAGCtatgtgtgctatccaggcaagtcgatTGCAGTAGGTAGTGTAGGGAGTGATGCTACAGTAGTGAAATAGGGCGgggtatagagaaaagtacagtgaTAAAAAGCATTAACTTTTGCCAGCATGgtatccattcaagagtctgataacagtaggaaagaaactgtACTTGAATCTGAAGGTTCGAGCTCTCAAAAACATTTTGTCTGTCAGAAGAGAAAATCAAGTATGACGAGTATAAATTGaataatggaattaaaatggttaacTTAAGGAATATAAATGAAACAGATTAGAAGTGTGCCGAAAGTAGAAAAGTTTGAGTTGGAGACTATAAATGTGTGCCAAAAGGCAAGGCAGCCAATTAAAAAGAGAatcgcaagacaaaaaaaaaagcgAAATTGGCATTTGGGCAGCGCTTCGAAATAACTCGAGATGAACAAGGCACCTTGTTAATTAGTCAAGCTATGTGGGCCATAACTTTGTCGTCTATCTCTTATTGGCGTTGAGGAATTGGTAGTGAGCCTACATTTGAAATTGTTGCACTCTGCGTAGCGCCGTTAAGTAGAGAGTACCGGGAAGTAGAGAGTAACAGTCGGGGAATAGATAGGCTAAAGTCGGTTTGTGACTTGGAGCAACATCTGTGAATAGTTGGATATCCACATATTTATCGCCATGGTCCTTCTGGGCAACAGGATTTTGGAAGGTACAGTGAAAGAAGATTTGACAGATAGCTCTGAGTATCTTATAGATGGTAAACACCAGTATGGTTAGTGCAGCACCAATCAAACGGGCTGCATTGATGGGGCTTCTTGACTGTTGGTAGGCTTACACACTCACACCAGActtctttttgttttgttttggctCTTCTGCCACGCCTTGCTGGTGGTAGATTGGTTTCGTGTTACTTGTTACTTGTCACAGGCTATCCAGCCTCCATAGGCATTTCACATTTCACCCTACCTCTGGGACTTGAATCCAAGTGTCTCCACAGATGATGTACTCCAGGACAGATCTGATCATCGGTTTCAAATCATAACATTCTGATTCAGGGGTAAATGTTACTTCCGACTCACAAGGGAGTAGTAAAAATATGATGATTAAAAGAAAACATTGAGAATAAAGAGGCATAAAATGGAACGAGGGAAAACAAAAGTAATGGGAGTTCCTGGAAGCCCAtatctcagaagacctttcctggagcccACACGTTGAGGCAATCGTGAAAATGGCACGTCAGTGCTTATAAggattctgaggagatttggcaagtCATTGGACACCCTATCAAACTTTTACTGACCTGTTGCATCACAGACAATGAAAGTGCCCAGGAATGTAGAAGGTAACACACATGGTCatcacctcccatccattgctgaCATCTATGTGAATCGTTGCCACGAGAATGTAGCCAACATGATAAAggaaaggatccccatcaccctggtcacagctgTCTTTGGCAGATGGTACAAAAACCTGAAaatcagcacctccaggttcaaaaacagtttctttccaatagctgtCAAACACTGAACCTCCCCCTGTTAAACAGATCATGGACTGCCTGTACTATTGCGGGTCACCTTTTGGCACACGGATTACTGTGAATGTTTATTATCTGTCTAGTTTATATATTTATTCTCTATTATAAATTAATTCAGCCAGTTCGCTGTTATACTTGGTCATTATAAgtacctatttggctgcagcaaataagaatttcaggcATACTGTATGTAAGCTGtactatgtgtatgacaataaactcattatcaataGGAGAACAAAGTTGAttgaaaagagaaggaaaggtaGCGAAAGTATAAtgagaaaaacacaaaaatttcaagaattgACGCTATgggcaaagagaaagaagaaataaaaatgaCTGAGAAGAACAATTTTTGATGAAAATTGAGGGGTCAAAGGATTTGGATAGTTGGAATATTAGTAGAGAAAGCATCAGGAGGTAATGTTTGGGGTACAAGTTGGATTGCAGATGACTGTctgaagcagtggttttcaaactttttctttccactcacttaccacctgaagcaatccctatatgccataggtgctctgtaattagtagggattacttaaagtggtatgtgaaaaggaaaaaaaaagattgagaaccactggtctagactcAATTATTACTAaagtattttggttgagaaaaattgtcattggcccattccctttggagtgaaaccatgcacataatgagcccattaggtacgattaaaacagtgataccGTCCTTCTAGTCCCCCTgagtgtaaatgattcacaaagaaCAATATAATGTTGGTCCATTTTCCATTGGCAATCTCAGGTACCTGCTTGCTTTGGagtccaatggttttcaaactttttttatttccactcacattaccACCTTAAGTGGGCCAAAATTATATTGTTCTTTGTGAATTATTTACACTCAGGGGCTATAGAAGGACGGGATCACCAATGTGGAAAGGAAAGAAATTTGCCTGTACAGTATTTTAAGGAAACATGCTGATCTGCTGTGACTGAGACAATTCCTTATATTTAGTTATGCACAGGGCAGGCTGTTTTCTTTTGGAGTCTGAATCaataaataagattcaaatattaactctatattacagtggttctcaacttttttctttccactcacataccactttatttttcaagcaaaatatttcagtaacaattgggtcaagaacagtgattctcaacctcatcttcccactcacacaccaccttaatcacagagcaccgatggcatagggattacttaaagtagaatgtgagtggaaagaaaaaggttgagaaccactgctctataacaTCAGTAATGAGGCAAAAGTTTGTTGGCTGGGGGATAGTGAATCTCTGGAAAGAAGAAAACTAAGCTTAAAGTTTTGGGATCTCAGGAAGGGTAGACAGATTGGTAGTGCTAGACTGATTTCTGAGATGGGAGTGCTGCCTCAgtttaatcagaatttattgctatgaacaagtcatgaaatttggtgttttgtggcagctgcataaaacaaacattcatattctaaccatcttacattactataaaaataaattgtgcacgaaaagtaagacagtgtttttggttcattgattattcaagaatctaatggcagtgggaaagaagctgtccttgtgctgctgagtgcttgtcttaaggctcctgtatcttttccctgatggtagcagagtgatgagggcatgcctgagtggtgggggtctttgaggatagagctgCTTTTTAACATATTGCCTTATGTAAATGtccctgatggagtgaagtctggtgcctttgatgtcacaggccgtgttaaccaccctctggagttttttttcttgtcctgagagttggcacctccataccaggcagcgatgtaaccagccagaacgctctccacgtttcacctgtagaagtttacaagactctttggtgacatactgaatttcctcagacacctcacaaaagatagccactggtgggccttctttgtgattgcatcaacaatgagggctccaggacagatcctcagagatgttaacacccagaaatttgaagatcttgaccctcttcactactgagccctcgatgaggactgggtcgtattcccctggcttcctcctgaagtccacaattatctccttggttttacctAGGAATATACAGAGCAAGATAAAACAAAAAGTAATAATACAACACCACAGGAAGGCTGGAGAAGTAGACACAAAGGGGTGAGATTTAAAAGCAAAATAGGAATGCAACACAAGTGCATAAAGAAATATTGGCAGGAAAGATTTAAGAAAAGACCTGCAATGTTCTTATTAGAAAGAAAAGTATGGCTTCTAAGAGAAATATGTAGTGACAAATGTGGAGATTGTGATGTTGTAAGGCAATGATTTTCAACTTTTTATCACTCACAGACCATGTTAAGATTATCAAGATACCGCAGACCtctggggagagaggtggggaacaggcAAGTATGAGACCCTTCCCAAACCACCAATGGGTTATTTGGTTTAGTTTGGTGAGAATATATTAGAGAATCTTCTCTTTTGTTGTCATCAAATTTACTCACTTATTACCATAGACCACAGTTTGAGAAACACTGCACTAAGGAACTCGGACATCCCTGTGCACATTACTGAAAGCCAACTTTGCAGCTGCAACGAATGATCACAAAAGCAAAagctttaattaatttaatttagagatgcagaatggtaacatgcccttttagcccacgagcctgcgccacccaattacaccatgtgaccaattaatctactatgTCTTTTTAAAATGCAAGGAAAATGGAGCACTCagtggaaacccacatggacacacagagaatatacaaactccttgcagacagtggcaGGTTTGAACCtggtttgctggcactgtaatatctTTGCATTTTTTGGGGGGGACCTTATTTTGAGAGGATAtatgtaaagaaataaatatgTCTTATAACAATTATACAGTGTAGTTAGACAAACATGTGTCTTATATGCAGTGTTCATCTCCTTGCCTAAGAAACAATATGAAGTGGAGTTGCTATAGAGGGAAGGGAGCAAAGATTCACAGGACTATGTCCAGGAATGGCTGCTTTGCAGTCCAATTAAGAGAAGTCAGCCTGCAGTTTATAGAGTTCAAAGAATGAGACGAGAATTCATTGAAACTTACCATCTTGTTACATAGTTCAACAAGCAGAATACAGGGAAGTTGTTCCCTCAGGCCAAGCTGGCGAGGACCAAATGTCATCACCTCAGAGTAAAGGGATGGTCATTTGGGAGTGAGATGGGGGAAAACTGCTTCATGTACAGGGTGCTGAacccttggaattctctacccaagtgAGGTATGGAGCTCAGTCATTATATTTCAATCATGGCACAGATTTATAGATATTAGAGGAATTGAGAAAGACAGGAACTGTCAAAAAATTGTCATTAAGGTAGAAGATCAAGAGACTTATTTCTGTgataattaatttattgtcatatacattgtacaatatacaaatgcacccaaaattcttacttgctgcagttgaacaggtaattgtgaaaaattaaaacagtaagcctaattgaattaaaagagagaatgaatgcattaaatagaaagataatgaatattcacagtaatccaagGGCAAAAAAGTGACTTGCGAGAGTGCACAGAGTCCATTTGTGCTGACGAAGCAGTCCATGGTTAATGTatcaaggagaggttcaagagtctgatagctgttgaaaagaaattgttcttgaacgaAGAGGTGCTGCTTTTCAGACTTGTGTATCTTCCACTTGAaagtagtagtgagaagaggttgtttgCAAGGTGATaggtatagatgacactttccaaaattatagtatttcccaatttcaaaagatttcatcttcacagaaacgtaatccaaataactcaaactttgtagttgcagctttatgtagcctttAATTGGTTGATAAAATGAATTAACATTTTGTATGACTTCGCATTGAGATTGTCATAACTTGAGTAAACAAAGCATGCTGTATAatgataatgatattcaactttaaacagataaacCAATATtaagatgattaaaatgaaataagatgaattcaaagaaaagtatttcaagCTCACATATCTTTCAtggttcttcaaagaatgagaagCAAACTCCGAGTCTGCacggatattacgacatatgacATCGTAGTAACTATGCTAACACTGCAAACAACAATTTCCCTTAAAGGAATAGTCACAagattaacaaaaatcaaaaacaccTTTACAATGGGAGATATTGGCTGACTTCTTGAAGCAGCGGCTCACATAGATTCCCTGTAATGAATGGGAGGTCAGTAgctatgtttgctactttcttCAGCCTTCTTCATTCCTGGGGACTTGAATTATCAAACTAGGCTGTGATTCACTGAGTCAGGATAGCTGCCACAGAGCCCTTAGTAGATATTTGTTGAAGTGCCTGATGACATGCCAAACCTTCTCAGACTTCttggaaagtagaggtgctggtgtgcATTCTTCTAATTCTCAAGTTCCTAAAATAGCAGTGTTAGTGTGAAGGAGGAGAACATGTAAAAGTCTGGATGAAAGCAGTACATCTGTATTACAGATTGTGGGATGATGTATTAAGGAGAAGAGTACAttaacacctcactgacaaaaggcaaaggaggaaaaacccaacacccaaccccaaccaaccaattttcccctgcaaccgctgcaaccgtgtctgcctgtcccgcatcggacttgtcagccacaaacgagcctgcagctgacgtggacatttaccccctccataaatcttcgtccgcgaagccaagccaaagaagaacataaaGAAGACATACTGTGGTTTTAGCATGGGGGAGGCTCGGAAAAGAAACAAGAAGGACAAGAGTGCAGATTCTGGTGCGATCTTTAGaagtgagaatcagaatttattgtcatgtacaagtcacaaaattcagtattTTGCACCAAGAACTGGAAAGTCATATCAgagaaaagggagggaaaggataaCACCAAATAATTGCATGCCAGACCAtcagtgggtaaattattgtaaAATGTTATTGAGGGACAGCATAAAACAACACCCTTAATTACCAACCTAGATTCATGAGGATTTCTTGAGGAATGTGAATGAGGGTGAAACAATTGGTGCAGTTTACTTGAATTTTAGCAAGGTGTTTGAGAAAGTTCCCACATCACAGATAGATCCAAGGGAAAGGGTCAAGTAGGCTTGTTAGGAAGTTTTAGTGAGTGGAAAACCAAATGAAGTGCAGTTTTATGAGCTCAGGGCCAGGCTGCCTGTTTTGTACAGATCTTAATTAAAACATTCATGAATAGTGCTGAAACTTTAAAAATAGCAAATGGACTTCAACCTGGAGATGCATTAGTTCATAACTTGGAGAAGGCCAAAAAGGCAAAGGTATACAAATTGAACAATATAAAGGAACAATGATATTTGACTTTATGCTCATAAATCCTTGAGATAGCATGAAAGCAGATGGATAATTCAGATAATATATGAAGAAAGAATGGGCCTACTAGGCCTGTATACACTAGACTTTAGAAGAGTGACAGGAGAACACATTGAAATGTACAGAATTTGAATATGTCTAGACTGGTGATTTGTTGGGAGGGTGTTTCCCCGACTGGGGAGCCTAAAACATAGAGTCACTGTTTCAGAATACAGgtcatttagaactgagatgaggagaattcCACATCTATGCTATTTTCTATCACAGAAGACAGATATTCTATCAGCAGAGGTGAAGTCCCTGAATATAATTGAAGGAAGTAGATAGATTTCCATGCACAAAAGCCATCAAGGGTTTGAGGAGAGGAATGAATGGTGTTCACATAAAGGATCAGCCATTCTCTTTGCAAATCATGTATTCCCTTTGCTATTTTCTAAATCCACATTTTGAATGGGGAAAACTGCATAAAGATTTAATGTACTGAGAGACACCTTAAGtggataaaggaaaaaaaaagcaaatggaaTATAAGACTTTATACCAatgattctcaacattttttgccataggcccactttaatttttcaaaaaagtgtACGCCACACCATTAGCAGGAAAAAAAagctatatattcaaaagaagttttaattaactgcaagtatatttcaatgcaattgaggtcaggaatacactggaagacatatttcatattcaacgaCTATTTCAATATGTCAACCttttcaaacacacattcaacaattgtcactTCAGTGAGAACCTTGCCCCtgatgctggctgcagattttttttgattcaagggactaattttgttagtttcaac
This genomic window from Narcine bancroftii isolate sNarBan1 chromosome 3, sNarBan1.hap1, whole genome shotgun sequence contains:
- the LOC138756345 gene encoding neurogenin-1-like; protein product: MSPQSDRCPYKEQGSGKYFACPAPACSLSSAEEEIEDTSAAKADCKRRARGRGKPRSQKLVQRIKKSRRIKANNRERNRMHNLNGALDALRDVLPAFPEDAKLTKIETLRFAHNYIWALTEALRLGDPSGDANTEGPDRPYLDTGLSSPSPGASATSWNSFGSPSSSSYTCTLSPGSPGQAEDIYFGQPESLYAAAKRQSDFLQSSSPLHEFI